One window of the Zea mays cultivar B73 chromosome 3, Zm-B73-REFERENCE-NAM-5.0, whole genome shotgun sequence genome contains the following:
- the LOC103650551 gene encoding pectinesterase inhibitor 10: protein MTPPPPPCLACLLTLLLLAAAAAPPAGAICVPRNPGGHSKPGAPAKPAPPKPKPLTPAAPAPPKLTPMAPGADIVRSLCLKTDYPDLCMSAIAKQPQPQLPVGKRLDGAGVLRLAMGAVRTKAAEAKAAAGALANDPRTQPLARGPLHDCVESFDDIAYSLDQAAKSLAAGDRDTTGTMLDTVRTDVDTCDQGFEEREELTPVMAKHDAELAKLSSNCLAIATAAGLR from the coding sequence atgacgccgccgccgccgccgtgcctcGCCTGCCTCCTCACCCTCCTCCTCCTCGCCGCCGCGGCGGCGCCACCGGCCGGCGCCATCTGCGTCCCGCGCAATCCCGGTGGCCACAGCAAGCCAGGAGCGCCGGCCAAGCCCGCGCCACCGAAGCCGAAGCCTCTCACGCCcgcggcgccggcgccgccgaAGCTGACGCCGATGGCCCCAGGCGCCGACATCGTGCGGAGCCTGTGCCTGAAGACCGACTACCCCGACCTGTGCATGTCGGCCATCGCGAAGCAGCCGCAGCCGCAGCTGCCGGTCGGGAAGCGGCTGGACGGCGCCGGCGTGCTGCGGCTGGCCATGGGCGCCGTGCGCACCAAGGCCGCCGAGGCCAAGGCCGCGGCGGGCGCGCTCGCCAACGACCCCCGGACGCAGCCGCTGGCGCGCGGCCCGCTGCACGACTGCGTCGAGTCGTTCGACGACATCGCCTACAGCCTCGACCAGGCCGCCAAGTCCCTCGCCGCCGGCGACCGCGACACCACCGGCACCATGCTCGACACCGTGCGCACCGACGTGGACACCTGCGACCAGGGCTTCGAGGAGCGCGAGGAGCTCACGCCGGTCATGGCCAAGCACGACGCCGAGCTCGCCAAGCTCTCCAGCAACTGCCTCGCCATCGCCACCGCCGCCGGCTTGCGCTAG